One region of Paenibacillus polymyxa M1 genomic DNA includes:
- the nikE gene encoding nickel import ATP-binding protein NikE, whose protein sequence is MRVLQVKEVTHSYRKRKWLGRSESRLPVLTDVSLTIESGFCLGLLGTSGAGKSTLGKVILGLEKPQEGQVLFQGQDIYNGSPQVRRGLRRDMQVVFQDCYSAVNPRMTAGQIVGEPLDNYERLSVQEQKRTVEGLLERVGLKPEDRNKYPHQFSGGQLQRINIARAIALRPKLIVLDESVSSLDMVHQMRILSLLEELKTSFGLSYLFITHDIRAAYAVCDGIAVMEQGRLIEHCDKKDQIFESAHPAVQRLISSILPEHPADRLPLHE, encoded by the coding sequence ATGCGTGTGCTGCAAGTGAAGGAAGTAACTCATAGCTATAGAAAGCGCAAATGGCTGGGCCGCTCCGAATCACGTCTCCCTGTGCTCACTGATGTGTCGCTTACCATAGAGAGCGGATTTTGTCTGGGACTGCTGGGAACCAGCGGAGCGGGGAAGAGCACGCTGGGCAAGGTTATTCTGGGGCTGGAGAAGCCGCAGGAGGGTCAGGTACTGTTTCAGGGTCAGGACATCTATAATGGAAGTCCTCAAGTACGCAGGGGATTGCGACGGGATATGCAGGTTGTATTCCAGGACTGCTATTCTGCTGTAAACCCTCGCATGACCGCCGGACAGATTGTCGGAGAGCCTTTGGATAATTACGAGCGGTTATCAGTGCAGGAACAAAAAAGAACGGTAGAAGGCCTGCTGGAGCGGGTGGGTCTCAAGCCGGAGGATCGGAATAAATATCCGCACCAATTCAGCGGTGGACAATTACAGCGGATTAATATTGCACGGGCGATTGCGCTCAGACCCAAGCTGATCGTGCTGGATGAGTCCGTCAGCAGTCTGGATATGGTTCATCAGATGCGCATTTTATCCCTGTTGGAAGAGCTGAAAACTTCATTTGGATTGTCATATCTGTTTATCACGCATGATATTCGAGCGGCTTACGCCGTCTGTGATGGCATCGCTGTGATGGAACAGGGGAGATTAATCGAGCACTGTGATAAGAAAGATCAGATTTTTGAATCTGCTCACCCGGCTGTGCAACGTTTAATTTCGTCCATTTTGCCGGAGCACCCTGCAGACCGTCTTCCACTTCATGAATAA
- the nikD gene encoding nickel import ATP-binding protein NikD, translating into MNDTAKTQVLEVSGLQVKLKTDAGAVSLLEPIHFELKKGQVLGLVGESGSGKTVTCNALLQLLDRQTMDVEGSVRLNGRELNGMATEEMRRIRGKEIAFIMQNPMRAFTPVYTIGDQFMETIRTHTGLTKQQARDLAIMALENMNLPDPAKLMKRYSFQLSGGMLQRVMIAISMCLRPAVVIADEPTTALDVVNQLQVLRELDRLRTEYDTSILLISHDLGVISQMADEVAVMQRGRIVEQAEVFQLFDQPQHEYTKMLLQARPKLSLQGINQ; encoded by the coding sequence ATGAATGACACGGCCAAGACGCAGGTGCTGGAGGTCAGCGGCTTGCAGGTAAAGCTCAAAACTGATGCAGGGGCGGTATCTCTACTAGAACCTATCCATTTTGAACTGAAAAAGGGGCAGGTTCTGGGTCTTGTCGGCGAGAGTGGGAGCGGCAAAACAGTAACCTGTAACGCGCTTCTCCAGTTACTGGATCGCCAGACGATGGATGTGGAAGGCAGTGTCCGTCTGAACGGTCGTGAGTTGAACGGAATGGCAACTGAGGAGATGCGCCGCATTCGGGGCAAGGAAATCGCTTTTATTATGCAAAATCCGATGAGAGCTTTTACGCCAGTATATACGATTGGGGATCAGTTTATGGAAACGATCCGCACGCATACCGGATTAACCAAACAGCAGGCTCGCGATCTTGCCATAATGGCTCTGGAAAATATGAATCTGCCTGATCCAGCCAAGCTGATGAAACGTTATTCGTTTCAGTTGAGTGGCGGGATGCTGCAACGGGTCATGATCGCCATTTCCATGTGCCTGCGGCCAGCAGTGGTTATTGCGGATGAACCGACAACGGCACTCGATGTGGTTAATCAGCTACAGGTGCTGAGAGAGTTGGATCGCTTGCGTACGGAATATGACACGTCTATTTTGCTGATCTCGCATGATCTGGGTGTCATCTCCCAAATGGCGGATGAAGTGGCAGTGATGCAGCGGGGACGTATTGTTGAGCAGGCAGAGGTTTTTCAGTTGTTCGACCAGCCACAGCATGAATATACGAAAATGCTGCTGCAGGCCAGACCTAAGTTGTCCCTTCAGGGCATAAATCAGTAG
- the nikC gene encoding nickel ABC transporter permease subunit NikC → MIRLRKMFKDQKVIVVCSVVLAALFIIMALAPWLAPHDPVKVNLLHKLEGPSKEYWLGTDHLGRCNLSRLLYGARISLGFATLIFLSSLSIGVVIGSIAGYLGGWVDSVLMRFCEGIMAFPNLVLVLGIVGIFGPGLMQVLFALMLVQWVYYARMCRNMVVSLKEQDFIAAARISGSSSGAIIRRHIIPNVLRPIVIIGTLEMGWAIMDISALSFLGLGIQPPTPEWGAMIHEGTGYIRSHPELMIYPGIMILVVVMAFNILGETLSDRYGIAKRQ, encoded by the coding sequence ATGATAAGGTTGCGTAAAATGTTCAAGGATCAAAAGGTAATCGTGGTTTGCTCTGTCGTGCTGGCAGCCCTTTTTATCATAATGGCGCTGGCTCCGTGGCTGGCTCCCCATGATCCCGTTAAGGTCAATTTACTGCATAAGCTGGAAGGTCCTTCAAAAGAGTATTGGCTGGGAACGGATCATCTGGGTCGGTGTAATCTATCCCGGCTGCTGTATGGAGCACGAATTTCGCTTGGCTTTGCGACATTAATTTTCCTGTCCTCGCTAAGCATCGGTGTTGTAATCGGATCAATTGCAGGTTATTTGGGCGGTTGGGTCGATAGTGTACTGATGCGGTTTTGCGAAGGCATTATGGCGTTTCCCAACTTGGTGCTTGTGCTCGGCATTGTCGGTATTTTTGGGCCGGGTCTCATGCAGGTGCTGTTTGCCTTGATGCTGGTGCAGTGGGTGTACTATGCCCGAATGTGCCGCAATATGGTTGTCAGTCTGAAAGAGCAGGATTTTATAGCGGCCGCAAGGATTAGCGGCTCCTCCTCAGGGGCCATTATCCGGCGGCACATCATTCCAAATGTGCTGCGGCCGATTGTAATCATTGGTACGCTGGAGATGGGCTGGGCGATTATGGATATCTCCGCGTTGTCATTCCTTGGTCTAGGTATCCAGCCGCCGACTCCTGAATGGGGAGCCATGATTCATGAGGGAACGGGATACATCCGCAGTCATCCGGAATTAATGATTTATCCGGGTATCATGATTCTGGTGGTGGTGATGGCCTTCAATATATTGGGGGAGACGCTGTCCGACCGATACGGGATTGCCAAACGTCAGTAA
- the nikB gene encoding nickel ABC transporter permease subunit NikB, whose protein sequence is MISYIGKRMVAVIPIVLFATLVTFALIHISPVDPAEAYLTAAHIYPTPEVLEQKRHEFGLDQPLLTQYMHTIQRISRLDFGTSYLTNKPVWDEVKARLPATVELALSSMALSIVVSIPLGVLAAMRKNGWIDILSRGISYFGASIPQFWLGYLLIFFFSVRLDWLPVEGRGTWQHLVLPTLTLSLVLIALYTRLLRSSVLEQLQETYVLYARTRGIRERVIMLKHILKMAMTPLITSMGMNMGKLLTGTIIVEQVFSWPGFGRYFVEAIFNRDIPVIQCYVFLAACLFIVCNLLVDLVQLYMDPRISSKGRAEQ, encoded by the coding sequence ATGATTAGCTATATCGGGAAGCGAATGGTAGCGGTCATTCCTATTGTTCTCTTTGCCACCCTCGTTACCTTTGCACTCATTCACATTTCACCGGTTGATCCGGCTGAAGCTTATTTGACGGCTGCTCATATTTATCCTACCCCGGAAGTTCTGGAGCAGAAAAGACATGAGTTCGGACTGGATCAGCCATTGCTGACACAGTATATGCATACAATTCAAAGAATCAGTCGGTTGGATTTTGGTACTTCGTATCTGACCAACAAGCCAGTGTGGGATGAGGTGAAGGCTCGATTGCCTGCCACTGTTGAGCTGGCATTAAGCAGCATGGCACTATCCATCGTTGTGAGCATCCCGTTAGGTGTATTGGCGGCGATGCGTAAAAATGGCTGGATCGACATACTGAGTCGGGGGATTTCGTATTTCGGGGCGTCAATTCCCCAGTTCTGGCTGGGATATTTGTTAATCTTCTTTTTCTCTGTCCGATTGGACTGGCTACCTGTAGAGGGTCGGGGAACGTGGCAGCATCTGGTGTTACCGACGTTGACTCTGTCGCTGGTTCTGATTGCTTTATATACGCGTCTGTTGCGATCCAGTGTGCTGGAACAGCTTCAGGAAACGTATGTACTGTATGCCAGAACTAGAGGAATACGCGAGCGGGTGATTATGCTCAAGCACATACTCAAAATGGCTATGACTCCGCTAATAACAAGTATGGGCATGAATATGGGCAAGTTGCTGACTGGAACGATTATTGTGGAGCAGGTGTTTTCATGGCCTGGGTTTGGCCGTTATTTTGTGGAAGCCATTTTTAACCGGGATATTCCCGTCATACAATGCTATGTGTTTCTGGCGGCATGCCTGTTCATCGTATGCAATTTGCTCGTTGATCTGGTGCAGTTGTATATGGACCCCCGAATTTCCTCGAAGGGACGAGCAGAGCAGTGA
- the nikA gene encoding nickel ABC transporter substrate-binding protein, which produces MSVRHRKTATLMLVTLLLLSVILGCAKQENTPASTSTNGAANEKSITLSWPRDIGTMNPHVYNPSQLFAQSMIYEPLVSYKQGGKLEPALAESWTISKDGKTYTFKLRKGVKFSDGTLFNAAIVKKNFDAIMKNEKTHSWLGIVGVLDKTEAVDDSTFRMTLKEPYYPVLQDLSVVRPFRFLGEAGFPDDGDTSKGIKKPVGTGPWMLDEYKQDEYATFKRNPNYWGTAPKVDKITVKIIPDGETRVMAFEKGDLDLIYGEGVISLDAFKQLRDTNQYVTTLSEPVGTRSLLLNSSNPKLADLRVRLALQHGFNKQAMVEGVTSGLEETADTVLSKNYPYTNVDLQPIGYDVEKSKALLDEAGWKLPAGGTVREKDGQQMDFELIFDKTDPIQKAMAETIQAEWGELGVKVNLTGLELTVQIKRLRSNQFDLYFWYNYGAPYDPHSFINVIAKKSFGISEVLSALPMKKDLDQQVHEALSSTDETKRQELYASILKTLQEQSAIVPISYIKKTAVYQKKITNFVFPANRDENPFEGIEIGKQLKR; this is translated from the coding sequence ATGTCCGTTCGACACCGCAAGACTGCCACCCTTATGTTGGTGACACTCCTCTTATTATCCGTTATTCTGGGCTGCGCGAAGCAGGAGAACACACCTGCATCCACCTCTACTAACGGAGCTGCCAATGAAAAGTCGATCACGCTATCGTGGCCACGGGACATTGGTACAATGAATCCTCACGTATACAACCCTTCCCAACTTTTTGCACAATCCATGATTTATGAGCCGTTAGTCAGCTACAAGCAAGGAGGCAAGCTGGAGCCTGCTTTGGCTGAATCTTGGACCATATCCAAGGACGGCAAGACATATACGTTTAAGCTGCGTAAAGGTGTGAAATTTTCCGATGGAACGCTATTTAATGCAGCGATTGTCAAAAAGAACTTTGACGCTATTATGAAAAATGAGAAAACGCATAGCTGGCTTGGTATAGTAGGCGTTCTCGACAAAACTGAAGCTGTAGATGACAGTACATTCCGAATGACGCTCAAAGAGCCATACTACCCGGTTCTTCAAGATCTGTCTGTCGTTCGCCCGTTCCGTTTTTTGGGTGAAGCCGGGTTCCCGGATGATGGTGATACGTCCAAAGGAATTAAGAAACCTGTAGGTACAGGACCTTGGATGCTGGATGAATACAAGCAGGATGAGTATGCAACCTTTAAGCGTAATCCGAATTATTGGGGTACTGCACCGAAGGTGGACAAAATTACGGTCAAAATTATTCCCGATGGTGAAACACGTGTAATGGCCTTTGAAAAAGGCGACCTGGATCTGATTTATGGAGAGGGTGTTATTAGCCTGGATGCTTTCAAACAGCTTCGCGACACGAATCAGTATGTTACTACGCTGTCCGAGCCTGTTGGCACAAGAAGCCTGTTGCTCAACTCGTCCAATCCCAAGCTGGCAGACCTTCGGGTACGTCTGGCACTCCAGCATGGATTTAACAAGCAGGCGATGGTGGAAGGCGTAACCTCAGGGCTGGAGGAAACAGCGGATACGGTTTTATCCAAAAACTACCCATATACAAATGTGGACTTACAGCCAATAGGCTATGATGTGGAAAAATCCAAAGCATTGTTGGATGAGGCTGGCTGGAAGCTGCCCGCAGGCGGCACAGTACGGGAGAAAGACGGACAACAGATGGATTTTGAGCTGATTTTCGACAAGACCGATCCGATCCAAAAGGCGATGGCTGAAACCATTCAGGCCGAATGGGGAGAGCTGGGTGTCAAAGTGAATCTGACCGGACTGGAGCTGACGGTTCAAATCAAGCGGCTTAGATCCAACCAGTTTGATCTGTATTTCTGGTACAACTATGGTGCGCCTTATGATCCGCATTCCTTTATTAATGTTATTGCCAAGAAGAGCTTCGGAATTTCTGAGGTGCTGAGCGCCCTTCCCATGAAGAAGGATCTGGATCAGCAAGTACACGAAGCGCTCTCATCGACAGATGAAACCAAGCGTCAAGAACTGTATGCTTCGATTTTGAAGACGCTCCAAGAGCAATCTGCCATTGTGCCTATTTCGTATATTAAGAAAACGGCAGTGTATCAGAAAAAAATTACTAACTTTGTTTTCCCAGCTAATCGGGATGAGAATCCATTTGAGGGAATTGAAATTGGAAAGCAACTGAAACGGTGA
- a CDS encoding ABC transporter ATP-binding protein: protein MILELKNVTKAYPVRRRRKGWFNTRQSEQQAIQKVSLELRQGECLGLVGESGSGKSTLAQCILGLESLTSGEIWLDHRPIHTRRMKDIHLYKRIQLVAQDSASSLHPRMTIQDILMEPIRNYFPKRKVRALDICLSLLESVGLEADSLGKYPAQLSGGQKQRVCIARALAVEPEIILFDESVANLDTTTQSSVLDMLKRMQLERQLSYLFITHDLQSTRTFCDRVAVMVQGEIVEIFEDWDEELLKHEYTRALFQTLAD, encoded by the coding sequence GTGATACTGGAATTGAAGAACGTCACCAAAGCTTACCCTGTCCGCAGACGGAGAAAAGGCTGGTTCAACACGAGACAGAGTGAGCAGCAGGCTATACAGAAAGTGAGTCTGGAATTACGACAGGGAGAATGCCTTGGATTGGTTGGAGAAAGCGGAAGTGGCAAAAGTACGCTGGCACAGTGTATTCTGGGGCTGGAGTCGTTGACCTCGGGGGAAATCTGGCTGGATCACCGGCCCATACATACTAGAAGGATGAAGGATATTCATCTGTACAAACGAATCCAGTTGGTTGCGCAGGACTCGGCCTCTTCACTGCATCCCCGTATGACCATTCAAGATATTTTGATGGAGCCGATCCGTAACTATTTTCCTAAGCGAAAGGTAAGGGCGCTGGATATCTGCCTTTCCTTACTGGAATCGGTAGGGTTGGAGGCTGACAGTCTGGGAAAATACCCTGCACAGCTAAGCGGTGGACAAAAACAGCGGGTGTGCATTGCTCGGGCGTTGGCGGTTGAACCAGAAATCATCCTGTTCGATGAATCGGTCGCCAATCTGGATACGACAACCCAGTCTTCCGTGCTAGACATGCTCAAAAGAATGCAACTCGAACGCCAGCTGTCCTATCTTTTTATCACTCATGATCTTCAGTCCACCCGTACGTTCTGTGATCGTGTTGCCGTCATGGTTCAGGGAGAGATCGTGGAAATATTTGAGGATTGGGATGAAGAACTATTGAAGCATGAATACACGCGTGCCCTATTTCAAACATTGGCGGATTAA
- a CDS encoding ATP-binding cassette domain-containing protein, with product MGERPVTGRKDTIEQAYMQKPLLHVEHLEICRTGVRASGSESKPLLRDVNFSVYPGEIVALTGPSGCGKSLTAHAIAGMLDPGVGVTQGCIYYNGEDIIPFHEQRWQRLRRGEIALLIQQSLSGLNPIRTVRAQLTDTLRLNGGRLMRAQKELGQADAAPSHTASQPQGVLSRMRLMLNRVTELAGGRTIPGQESYLCSLLRKVGFADPEHILSSYPFELSGGMCQRVLLAAMLSSGPRLFIADEPTTALDVINRDKVLALLLQLREDFDLTILLISHDRQGISRIADRVLEMTPEGRMQP from the coding sequence GTGGGGGAGCGACCAGTCACGGGGCGAAAGGACACGATAGAGCAAGCATACATGCAAAAACCGTTGTTACACGTGGAACATTTGGAGATTTGCCGTACAGGTGTAAGAGCCAGCGGAAGCGAAAGCAAACCGCTATTACGGGATGTGAACTTTTCCGTCTACCCAGGGGAAATTGTAGCCTTGACTGGGCCAAGTGGATGCGGCAAAAGCCTGACCGCACACGCAATCGCGGGTATGCTGGACCCAGGTGTTGGTGTTACGCAAGGGTGCATCTACTATAACGGGGAAGACATTATCCCGTTCCATGAACAGCGCTGGCAAAGACTGCGCCGTGGGGAAATTGCCCTGCTCATTCAGCAATCGCTGAGCGGGCTGAATCCGATCCGTACCGTCCGTGCCCAGCTGACGGATACGCTTAGACTGAACGGGGGGCGCCTGATGCGCGCCCAGAAGGAGCTGGGGCAAGCTGATGCTGCCCCGTCCCACACTGCATCGCAGCCCCAGGGTGTGCTGTCACGGATGCGGCTGATGCTAAATCGTGTCACAGAGCTGGCTGGAGGCCGTACTATTCCAGGGCAGGAATCCTATTTGTGTTCTCTGCTCCGCAAGGTCGGTTTTGCCGATCCTGAGCATATTCTGTCATCATATCCTTTTGAACTAAGCGGAGGTATGTGCCAAAGGGTACTGCTGGCTGCAATGTTAAGCTCTGGTCCGCGCCTCTTTATTGCCGACGAGCCTACTACAGCGCTGGATGTTATTAACCGCGACAAGGTTCTGGCCTTGCTTCTACAGTTGAGGGAAGATTTCGATCTCACGATTTTGTTAATTTCACATGATCGTCAGGGGATAAGCCGCATAGCAGATCGGGTGCTGGAGATGACCCCGGAAGGAAGGATGCAACCGTGA
- the nikC gene encoding nickel transporter permease, protein MKKIRLSFRGSLLTGGALFGLIVLLGLLAPWAAPHDPLHVDLLNRLAPPSRKYPFGTDHLGRDVLSRLIYGIRTSVLIACAITVATLCISLPTGLLIGYVRGRVDQLIMRGIDGVLAFPDIILTVAIVGILGPGFVNMTLAIIAVRWAGYVRYIRSLVQKACQEDYVRYARLFGNSHVRILRRYVLPQVWPQLLVYTVWDIGRVVLMIAGLSFLGLGVQPPKPEWGVMLHDATSYFQVAPHVMIFPGLAIMLFVLACQLLGDHFSEKEAAK, encoded by the coding sequence ATGAAAAAGATACGGCTTTCCTTTAGAGGAAGCTTGCTGACAGGGGGCGCACTGTTTGGCCTGATCGTGCTGCTCGGATTGCTGGCTCCATGGGCCGCCCCTCATGATCCTCTGCATGTGGATCTTCTGAACCGTTTGGCACCACCCAGTCGGAAATATCCTTTTGGTACGGATCATCTGGGTCGGGATGTGCTGTCACGGCTCATTTACGGGATTCGGACGAGTGTGCTAATCGCTTGTGCGATTACGGTAGCTACGCTGTGTATCAGTCTGCCCACAGGCTTGCTCATTGGTTATGTGCGAGGGCGCGTGGATCAGTTGATTATGCGGGGAATCGACGGCGTACTGGCTTTTCCTGATATTATTTTAACGGTAGCGATTGTGGGTATTTTGGGGCCGGGTTTCGTCAACATGACTCTAGCGATTATTGCGGTACGGTGGGCGGGCTATGTCCGCTATATCCGTAGTTTGGTTCAAAAAGCTTGCCAGGAGGACTATGTACGGTATGCCCGTTTGTTCGGTAATTCACACGTGCGCATACTAAGGCGTTATGTATTGCCACAAGTATGGCCGCAATTGTTGGTTTATACGGTATGGGATATCGGACGCGTGGTGTTAATGATCGCTGGGCTCTCCTTTCTTGGACTGGGTGTACAGCCGCCCAAGCCAGAGTGGGGTGTGATGCTGCATGATGCAACCTCGTATTTTCAGGTGGCTCCGCATGTTATGATCTTCCCGGGTTTGGCGATTATGCTATTTGTGCTTGCCTGCCAGCTTCTGGGTGATCATTTTTCGGAAAAGGAGGCGGCAAAATAG
- the nikB gene encoding nickel ABC transporter permease, with product MIRFILERVAQLPIIVFVVSTLTFVLMRLAPGDPALILLTAHNVPASGEALTALRNELGLNEPLHIQYMNWLRDVFTGHWGTSYVSKESVLNELWSRLPATVELALAGFAVMTVLTLGMGLAASLKVSGPLDRLGRLFALLGSSIPSFWLGFLLIYLFSVRLGWLPSMGREDWTHLVLPALTLGAGLGTVQARVLRAQMLELSDRNFVKAARARGFSRMHILFFELFKHAVLPMVTLLGTNLSFMLAGNVIVETIFSWPGLGKYFIDAITQRDYPVIQGYVMFAAFLIVGVQCLVDVVQTVIDPRLRLR from the coding sequence ATGATTCGTTTTATACTGGAACGTGTGGCGCAGCTGCCCATCATTGTATTCGTTGTATCCACGCTGACTTTTGTACTGATGAGGCTGGCCCCTGGTGACCCTGCCCTCATTTTGCTCACCGCGCATAATGTTCCTGCTTCTGGGGAGGCGCTGACCGCGCTGCGAAACGAACTGGGCTTGAATGAGCCGCTTCATATTCAATATATGAACTGGCTGCGGGATGTGTTCACGGGACATTGGGGAACCTCATATGTGTCCAAGGAGTCGGTGCTAAACGAACTGTGGAGCAGACTACCCGCTACGGTGGAGCTAGCTTTGGCGGGCTTTGCCGTCATGACGGTGCTTACGCTTGGGATGGGCCTGGCTGCCTCGCTAAAAGTCAGCGGTCCACTAGATCGTCTGGGCAGGCTGTTCGCTTTGCTAGGATCGTCGATCCCTTCTTTTTGGCTTGGTTTTCTGCTAATCTATCTATTTTCCGTTCGCTTGGGCTGGCTCCCATCCATGGGAAGGGAGGACTGGACACATTTAGTACTCCCAGCGCTGACGCTTGGTGCAGGATTGGGAACGGTGCAAGCTCGTGTATTGCGCGCTCAAATGCTGGAGCTGAGTGACCGCAATTTTGTGAAGGCAGCGAGGGCTCGCGGTTTTTCCCGTATGCATATTCTCTTTTTTGAGCTATTTAAACATGCCGTTCTGCCAATGGTTACGCTGTTAGGTACGAATCTATCATTTATGCTGGCAGGTAACGTCATCGTAGAGACCATTTTTTCATGGCCAGGGTTGGGCAAGTATTTTATAGATGCAATTACGCAGCGGGATTACCCGGTGATTCAGGGATATGTTATGTTTGCTGCATTTTTAATTGTAGGTGTTCAGTGTTTGGTGGATGTGGTCCAGACGGTGATAGATCCAAGGCTGCGTTTGCGTTAA
- a CDS encoding ABC transporter substrate-binding protein, with product MIGNRNRRSWFICTGLLLLMAVMALSGCGTATKTEDSSGKGENTPAQQTPAGKKLVMAYTWKPSGVDPHGDNSWDVMRSGAGETLIRLNEKLEPVAWLAKEWKHDSPNVWTFSLQDKVTFHDGKSMDAVSVKASLLRSIEKSHLAKDLLDVKSIDVNGPLTLKITTNQPNAALASNLADPSTIVLDVESMKDEQSYPAMTGAFKIKAFNKDQSLVVERYDGYWGEKARLAEATMKFITDGNSRLMALQSGEVDVATDIPVDNAGVLKKNDKLQVLSAPSLRTHMIVYNMESPVFKDATNRKVVDSLIPRASIVSAVMRGFGTEASSPFPSILPFGKIERKALNGTAEQLLTKDGWQKDAQGTWSKQGKPFEVTLLTFPQRPELSVMAEVIQSQLLNEGIQVKIRKVENIDEALTKNDWDFAMYSMLTAHTGEPQYFMDMFYSSTSEANVSRYASKPLEDILNSLKLAKDTAQRNAVTLQALDIINTDLPQSFIVHPDNVFGVKKGVEGFTPHPIEYYYITAQSDIAE from the coding sequence ATGATAGGCAATCGTAATAGGCGTTCATGGTTCATATGTACAGGATTGCTGCTGCTGATGGCAGTTATGGCTCTTTCGGGATGCGGCACAGCCACGAAGACGGAGGATAGCTCAGGCAAGGGTGAGAATACGCCTGCACAACAGACTCCAGCAGGTAAAAAGCTGGTGATGGCGTATACGTGGAAACCGTCAGGCGTCGATCCGCATGGAGACAATAGCTGGGATGTGATGCGTTCCGGTGCCGGTGAGACACTCATTCGTTTGAATGAAAAGTTGGAGCCTGTGGCTTGGCTAGCCAAGGAATGGAAGCACGACAGTCCTAACGTGTGGACGTTCAGCTTGCAGGATAAGGTCACTTTTCATGATGGAAAGAGTATGGATGCAGTAAGCGTAAAAGCATCTTTGCTGCGCTCTATCGAGAAAAGTCACCTGGCGAAGGATTTACTGGATGTGAAGTCCATTGATGTAAATGGCCCGCTGACGTTGAAAATTACGACAAACCAACCGAATGCAGCGCTGGCATCCAATCTGGCTGATCCGTCAACAATCGTGCTGGATGTGGAATCCATGAAAGATGAGCAGAGCTACCCTGCAATGACAGGTGCTTTTAAAATCAAAGCCTTTAACAAGGATCAATCCTTGGTCGTAGAGCGTTATGACGGATATTGGGGCGAAAAGGCACGACTGGCTGAAGCAACGATGAAATTCATTACGGACGGTAATTCGCGCCTGATGGCGTTGCAATCCGGTGAGGTAGATGTAGCGACGGATATTCCGGTAGATAACGCAGGGGTATTAAAAAAGAACGACAAGCTACAAGTGCTGTCGGCTCCGTCCTTGCGTACCCATATGATTGTGTACAACATGGAATCGCCTGTGTTCAAGGATGCGACCAACCGTAAGGTGGTGGACAGTCTGATTCCGCGCGCATCCATTGTGAGCGCCGTCATGAGGGGCTTCGGTACGGAGGCAAGCAGCCCGTTTCCGAGTATCCTTCCCTTCGGTAAGATTGAGCGCAAAGCATTGAACGGAACGGCAGAGCAGTTGTTGACGAAGGATGGCTGGCAAAAGGATGCCCAAGGCACATGGTCCAAGCAGGGCAAGCCATTCGAGGTTACGCTGCTGACCTTCCCTCAGCGTCCGGAGCTATCCGTCATGGCTGAGGTTATTCAGAGCCAGTTGCTGAATGAGGGAATCCAGGTCAAAATTCGCAAGGTGGAAAATATCGACGAGGCGTTGACCAAAAACGATTGGGATTTTGCTATGTACAGCATGCTCACGGCCCATACAGGGGAACCGCAGTATTTTATGGACATGTTCTACTCCTCTACAAGTGAAGCTAATGTAAGCCGTTATGCTTCCAAACCGCTGGAGGATATTCTTAACAGCCTGAAGTTGGCAAAGGATACCGCACAGCGTAATGCGGTAACACTGCAAGCGCTGGATATCATCAATACAGACTTGCCGCAGTCGTTCATTGTACACCCTGACAATGTGTTTGGCGTGAAAAAAGGGGTAGAGGGCTTTACGCCGCATCCGATCGAGTATTACTACATTACAGCGCAATCTGATATTGCGGAATAA